AATCACatatttcggcgaccacattttcaacgtaacactatcaaatcaattgccctttgagaaacctattatttaccaagatatattgataataattaaatcaaatagtgatgaataatttaaggactcaattaaaaatatattatttttaacatgaaatagattcttacaattaacaaaagaaaactaccaatcaaactagaatgtaaaggtaaagacatgtactaaaagtgcaatcgattaacatttactataaaaattttgaaactttgtataaaattatacatatatatattataggtgtaataataaatttaaaatagctactcatATATTCGGTTTATTtcgattttttatttattaaaaccaaaaccaaaccaaatttgatcggtttttaaatttcaaaaccaaaactaaactaaaccaaaccaaaaagtatcgatttttttggtcggtttggtttggtttttggtttGGTTCaggttttcggatttttatgaacacccctacccatttaggaattaattttaaCTTCTACTTATTCGGTCCAAATTTATTTCTCGGCTACTCATTCctctttttcccttgaatttGTTTTACCTAGCATACCAAACAGTGCATTTTTCCTTTTCATTAAACTCCATAGCTTTGTCTTTGTGAAGAAGTATAAAACCATTCAATAATCCTATAATCTAGCTTTGCTCATGTTGTGGTGCATATTTGCCTTCACATTTGAAGTACATAATGTTAAAACATCCAACTTCATTTTGCAAGCTTACTTAGTAGCAATTATAATGTGATAATTCCAAACAATTTGTTCTCTCTACGGTAAGTAGCACGTGCGATTACTTAATATATTAAGTTTTTTATATTTGATTTTTGTGTGTATTTGAAGACCCACCATTATTGAGCTTGAAGCTCCTGGTCTaaaatgttattttgaagaaCTGTTGTCTAATTTGAAGTGGGTATTATAAATATTGCTTATAGTGCCTTGCGTAAGCTTTCTGGATCTAAATTTTTCTGTATATTTGAAAACCCACCATTAttgggtttgaagcttttgaatctGAAATTTATTTTAAAGATTTTTGTTTGATTCGAAATGGGTGTTACAAAATATTACTTATTGTACCTTTGGAAAATTTATACTGAAATTTGATCGCATTTGAAGCTGATTTAAGGTGATTGAGATTGAATTTTCAGctgaaaaattaaagaataacATAGTTACCCAACACATACTATAGGATTATACTGCAACAATATAttgtaatagtatacaatataatataatgGTATACTATAATATATGCAATATATAGCAACAATATGCTGTTATAGTATACACTATAGTATAATAGTATACTTCGACTATTATTTGTTGAATCATCTTGGTGTTATTGTGCAAAGCTAAATCATAGTTATAGTCCAGATTTAGTTGCTGATTATTGAAGAAAAAATTATTCGAAGCTTGGGTTTGGGAATTAAAAGCTTAATATAGTTGTTTGAAGTTTGAATTTGGATTGGTATTATTAAAATTTGCTGCAATTACTTATAAATTTTAGAAGCTAAAGTTTAAATTCATTCAAATTGATTTTAGTGGTTTTGGTGCCTTCTTGGGCGTGTTTCAACTTTAAcaagttaaaatagcacggtctagtcagttttcggactggtcattcaaaaatagtcagcgtttgccaagtcattgaaaaatagccactattttgctgcaacagagaccggtccagcataatatactggagttcggtgcacctgtgtatgaacttccagcatattatgttggactggtatactttgttggctccagtataatatactggagactggagcactggtgctccaaactccagtatattatgctggaccggtatattatacggaactccagtatattatgctggagtatttttccggattttgaacagtgttttcgttcagatttatctttacatgaaaagtggctaaattccGATTACTTTgaaaactgtgactatttttgaatgaccacttgttaatctggctattttttaatttcttcccTTTAACTATGTAGTTGTCCCAGGGCCCCATTTGGCTGTTCAAAATAGGTTGCAACTTTCAGCTTTTAGCTTAAATAAGTAGTTATTATAATTATATAATGAGTAAAATTCTTATTGGGTTGATCAAGataattattttaatttctatACGTATTCCTaattttctccaaatttctttgcACCTTTGGAGGACCTTTTTTAAATCATTGTTTCTATTTTAATCCCAATGATAGAAGTTTTGGAAAATAAGTCATGCCAAATTTTTGAAGCAGCTAGGCAGGATTTTCTTGATCATCAAAATTTTGAAGTATGTTGGGCAGAATTTTAAAGCACACAACAATCATAGTAATTGTCAGGATTTTGTCATACAATATTTGACTATCACCAGAATTCTAACCATAATACTGAAAAAATCTGATGATCCATCAAGATTTTGTGGTAAAATCCTGAGGATCACCACAATTATTGCGTGCTCTAAAGTTCTGCCCAGCGTGCTTCAAAATTCCAGCATGAGACTTTTTTTCTAAAATCTTTTGCTACCTAGGTCAAAAAATCAACTATTTGTGTCATTAAGCTAAATAATTTGAGTCTCTcgaaaaataaagttttattttccTGAGCACATTATATATTGCGATTTGTGTAACAAAGAAGGTATACATTAATATAATAGACGATCCAAATTCCTAGGAATCTCTATTACCCTTTTCTAGAGAAGTATATAAGAACTATTTAGCTAGCGTTTGACCATAGAttcccaaatttgttttgaaaattttgatttgggtgaagtttggtttgaagatgaaaatgtgtttggacatccgttttcaaaacatatttcccaaatttattttggaaataTATGTATATTATTAGTGTTAGTAAATATTTTGGCCCAAAACCAGCTATTGAGCTGGTTTTGGGATTTGGAATTTTGCCAAAATGTAGGCAAAATTTATAACCAAATATATGTTTGCCAAATAAAATCCAAATTTATTTTGATAAAATCTAGGCCCTTAGAAGTTTGCCATTAGCCTCACTTCAAATTTGCTACTTTCGGTAGCTGGTCAAAAAGGTTGCTTTAATGCAAATGTTGTCATTTTAGAAGCTGAGGATGACGAGGAGTTGTTGGAAAAGGTGAAATAGGATAGAAAGAAGAGGCTTGATAGACAAGGAATTATCAACTCCTCTACTAAGGAGAAAGGCAGAATAGCCTCTTAGACACTTGTACTTGTGTCACTTTGTCATTCTGATCCCTATAATCTATAAAGTTTCATCCAGACACTTTAACTTGATgaaaatttatattttaaacCCCTCTGACCGTTGACCAAGCACATGTGGCAACAAAATGGTTGAGCTGGACAATACGAGTATAGTTCACGCGGACAACGAGCATGaatatgatattttgaataagaaataattaaaataagaagaaaaaaatcattaaaataaagataaaaaataaattaaaaagataAACATAAAATaagtcaaaaaagaaaaaaaaaaccgtACGCTTCTTCTTCAACAAACCCCGCACCCCTCCCTTTTTTCTCCATATACGCTTCTTCTCCGCTTCCGCCCTCCCAACCACCCCTGCCTCTTACCTTTTCGTTTGCTTTTCCTTCTatattgcttcttcttcttcttcttcttcttctccactctcCCCATCCcccttcaaaaaaagaaaaataacccGATCCTTGAAGTTCCCTTAACCATCTTTGTTTACCCATGGTGTCATGAACAAGTCAAAAATATACTAAAAAGGGCAACGGGTATCAATATACTAAAGGGGCAGCGGGTATTAATTTTCAAGCTGGACGAAAAATGGTCCGCCGAACTTCTTCTCCGCCATCTAACGTCTTCAGCCATGGAAATGGACCACCGAACTTCTTCTCCCACTTTTCGATCTGGAAAAAAATTACCTcggttttctttttttctttattcattttaattttatttttataatataaaaaGTGAAGAATTGGAAGGGGAGTGGAGTGGAGGCAGAACAAGAGAGAATGAGATGGGCAGGAGGAAGAACACGAGGGGAGAGAGAGAAATCAACAAGTGAGGGGGTTAGGGGATTAatgtttgaattttatttttattttttgatttttgattttaattatttttaatctaCCATGTGACATGGAATTTACACATTGTTATTTGACGTGGCAGTTAACGTGCAAGAGATTGTATTACACGCACTGCATCCTCTTGTCATAAGCGTTTATTATACACGATTTGAAGGAGTGTAATTGTTCAATTGGTAAATTATTAAATTTGGGGACCGACATGACAAAGTGGCACAAGTATAGTTGTCATTTAAGCTATTCTACCAAGGAAAAATGTAGCAAAAagaacttttattttgttttcttgatGAATTTGCCTCCTGATaatcaaaaaaattaaaagttaCTAGTTTATATAGGATTTTATGTTTATTCAAGATGGATTATGGATCACCTTTATTTCCTCCTTATAATTCACTAAAATTggatctatttttttcttttttggtaatAGATTGACTAAAATACAACTCTACTTGGTTTTGTCATATGGGCATAATTCAAGAAAAATGTTTTGAGTTACAATTGAAACTAAGAGGTGGAATTGTGGACTTAGAATGTATGAAGAATTGTGACCCTACGTTGGAGTCCAAATTCTGATGTAGGATTCAAATCTCACAACTTGCACTTAGGATGACAACATAATTATCCATGTAAGAAGGTTCTTTGAACATATAAGCAGTGGGTGCACGTGTATTCATTATCTTAACTCAAACTGTTTATTTGTAAATAGAAACTTTGAGAATACTTTAAATTTGCATTTGTAAATTAGAGCTACATCCATTACATGAAATCCTTAATCCGTCTTTGTTAGGACTTACTTCAATTGTCTAGCagtaaaaaaataacaataatgtCATGGCAGTAGTTGAACTTAAGCAAATTCAAATATTGAGGAGTACTTGAACACTTACTTTTACTATTCTTCTAACGTTCACCTCTTTAGGATGTCCCGAGGTTCTTGTTCGAAGTCATTTATGATATTTTAAGCAAATCAACTATTTTTCCTGCTCTGCTTGTCTTATGCAGTTACAATGAATGACATTGAAGGATCAAAAACAGCGTTTGTAGCATCAGCCAATGCATTTGAGAAATGGACAACCTAACCAGGTTTGGTTGAGCAACTCAAAGGGCTATGAAACTAAGGAAAAACCAACTCCTACATGTATCTAATATTAGAGTATTTGGTCCCAACAAATTTTCCATATCTTTTCACCTTTGATTTTCTTTAAACCAACTGTTGATAAGCTCAGGAAATAAGTGACTGGATTAATAATTAGTTTTGCCTTATACAATCTTTTAGGAAATAATTGCTACTGCATATTGAGGAGATATTTGTTTCAATTTCAAGAACACAAAAGAGGATCTTAGGAGAAACGATGTAAGAGCTCTGTGAAGGTGGTCTTGAAATATTGGACATTTTCTTTTCGCGGTTAGGTAAGCATGGTGTCAACACTTGAGGTTTCATTATTGCAACTTGTGCAAAAATTGCGCTGTTCGAAGCTCGATGAATAATATGTTTACCCCTTCACTCTTCTCAACTTGCATATCATGCCTTTGTTCACGACAGAGATCGAACTCGTAATGTATGCCTAACGCACACATCACCTACTGCACTCTTGGCAAATAAGGAAATCTTGATAGTCACTATCTTTATGTTGGTGGAAATGAAACAATCGCTACTTCTGCAGCTCTTCGCTACATAACCTGCATTAAAGAAGAAACCAAGCGACATGAATTGTTAAGAGTCAACAGCAACTGAACATGGACTTATTACAAGCGTACATTACTGAGTTCTGTCACACCATGCTACAGGGATCTAAGCAACCTACAAATTCCCTCCACACTGAAGGTCTAATATATGATGTAAGGTAGTAATGATACAAAGATCTCTTTAGGCTATAATTCCTTCTAGAGGACAAGGCTGCAAATTTTTAGGACCTAAAATCTATGATTTTACGTACAGATATCTCATGAACAATCAGAGTATCTACCATTGAGAAACAAAAACTAGAGTcactaaagaaaagaaacaagagcAAAAGGTCAGAGAGAGAACGAGAGAGCCTAGTAAGTGGATGGCATAGAATTGCTCCATGTCGATACTCAAGGGTTGGCCTCATCAGCCTCGTTCCCGTTTTCAGTTACTTCTTCCTCCACCTTCTTGCTTATGTCACTGTTCATCAAAGCATCTCCATCTCCAGTGCTCTTTGTTGCTGCACCATTTTCATCTCTCTGTTCTTGTTCCGGTTGATGCTTCTTTTCCTCAGCAGCACTAAGATCCTCTTTCTTTGTTTCAGTAGGTTTCTGTTCCACACTTTCTTGAACTTGTACATCCTTCCCTTCCTCATCCTTAGTAGCTTCAGGAACATCAGCTTCTTTCCCGAGAGGGGCCTCTTTCACCACCGATGCCTCTTCAACATCTTCAGGATGTTGAAAATTATCTGCCATTTTGACATCTTTGTCACCCTCAGCTGCTTCGGCAGGAGCATCTTCTGCTTTGCCGTCTTCAGTTTGGCCTTCACTTTTCTTGTCAGCTTGGTTCTCCTTCACAGCATCAACATTAGAAGAATGCATTTCATCTTTCTTCTCTGCAGCATTATCCGCCATTTTGACATCTTTCTCAACAGCAGCACTAGGATCCTCTTTCTTTGTCTCAGTTTGTTTCTGTTCCACACTTTCTTGAACTTGTACATCCTTCCCTTCCTCATCCTTAGTAGCTTCAGGTTCTTTCTCGAGAGGGGCCTCTTTCACCACCGATGCCTCTCCAACATCTTCAGGGTGTTGAAAATTATCTGCCATTTTGACATCTTTGTCACCCTCAGCTGCTTCTTCTGCTTTGCCATCTTCAGTTTGGCCTTCACTTTTCTTGTCAGCTTGGTTCTGCTTCACAGCATCAACATTAGAAGAATGCATTTCATCTTTCTTCTCCGCAGCATTATCCGCCATTTTGACATCTTTCTCAACGTCAGCCACTTTGGATGGAGCATCTTCCGATTTGCCATCTTCAGTTCGATCTTCCCTCTCCTTTCCAGCTTGGTTCTCCTTCACAGCATCAGAAGAATGCATTTCATCTTGCTTCTCTGCAGCCTCCTCAGTAGTTTGGACTTCATCTTTCTTCTCTACATCTTTCTCCATATCCTTGTTTTCATCTTTTCCCTCATCCTGTTTCTGTTCGACCCCCTTCTCAGCTTCCACAGACAGAGTATCCTTTTCATGTTTTTCAGCTTCTTGCATGTCAACATCCTTTTCATCCTTTGCCGCTTCTGTTTCTTCATGGACTTCATTGTCTTTCACATCCTTCTTAGAAGCTGAAGATTTTCTGCTTCGCTTTTTTGGAGTCTCACTTTCTGTTGAAGGTGAAGCTGCCTTTGCCTTTCCACTGATTCTTGAGGATCTTCTTGGAGTTTCACCAGCTCCCCAGTCAAACTCCATGATTGGTGGACTGCCAGGGTGTGACTTCAGGTACTGCTCCAACTGTCTCTTTGTAGTGATCTCCTCCCCCGTTGGTGCAGTAAATACGATCTCTTTTTTCTTCGGAGTCCCTCCTCCTTTCTTAGGCAGaaactgaaaaaaataaataTGGCCATTAGTATTTAAAGGGAATTGCCATCATTCTCCTTTTGTATTCATCTTTTCTTGAGCTGGCTGCTAAAGTGGAatgtaaacatggaaaggaaataaaaaataaaagctCAGAAAGACAGGAAACTACTTGAAAGAtggaaaaggaaatcaaaaggcAACGTTCAGAGAGAACAGAAGCTACTTCACAACATAAAAGGAAATCAGGAGAAAACACAAGTGTCAAACTGACATAACTGACAGTACATAATGATGATCTTTTGATAAGCAACTAAGATATAATTTTGTGGCTCAACTAATATCCACCATGTTCCAACTGCTTTTTTACCAGGATTTTCCAACTGTTTTTAGCACAGAATTTGGAACATGCACAACCCCGTAACAGCtcagtaaaaaaataaaaaacagatGCAACTGCTTCCCAGGAGTATCTTTCTCTTCCTGATCAAATGGGATTCTGAAGAGTTCCAAATTGTATTTATCAACTTAATTCCCAAAAGAAGTAATCCTACAGACTACTAGCACATACAGAAGGCATAGAAGCGATATACATATACTGATAGACACAGCAATCCAGCCAAAATCGTCCTGGAATCTCCAATAACATGTTATTGTCTATGGTAGATAATGGCAAAAGGAAGAATGAATCTGTTAGGAAACCGTAGAACTAAAGCAATAACTTTTTTTCCTTTATCGATAGTGGTGGTATCCGAGGCAGCTTGTGCGCACCTCGACTATTCCACCGGTGCGTGTTACCTTCCTCTAGCTAAGGTACTGGGTAACTCTACCCGCCAAGGTATAGTCAAATGTGAAGAAATCACTTATTGTTTATGTCTCTGTTTGGAGTTAAACCCTGGTCTCTAAGGTTTACGCAGACTCCATTGACCACTAGGCTCACAATATTGGGGTCGCGAACCAAAGCAATAACCTAGACGAGAAGAAACACAAACTTTAAAAATGAGACAGCTCCGCTAAAACTGCTGGCTGAAATGCTTTCCATCTGAATAGATGAGCAATGAAATAAGCATTCAAGCGAGTCAAATTTTTATGAAAAGAGGGTGGTGGTGGGGAAGGAAAAACATAGTCGTGGAACTTCTTCTGACCAAGTTGATAAATTGCCTAACAATATACTCAAGAATGACAACGGAACCACTAGGTCTTTTTCATTGCTCTCAGACATCATACAAATTGCACCATAGAGTTAGCATCTCCTATGGTTTGTCTAGTAAAAAGGTTCAAGTGAAATGACAGTTTACTGTTTTCATTTGCTTAGATGTTTGAAGATTTAGAGGGGGGGCTCGTTACTATTTTTAGGAAGCATTATTTTGTTCCACAATCTAAGTGGACCTATGACATTTAATTTGAATCTAAATAATAAGATAGTTCAATAAACTAGTAAAAGAATAACAACTTCACCCTCAATTGCATAAATACGGTATACGTAAACTAAATTCAAAGAAAGTCACCAAGAGGATGCCACCCACACACATAGTTCATGAAGTTGATTTACACAGACTAATAAGATTATCGCGCAATGTAAAATAAATGGGTTGAAGATATTCTAGAAATGTCAACAATACACGTATTGAAATAAGTGGTGCTATCATCATTAATGGGCAAGATAGAAGGAGAGATAAATGTACAACATTAAATGTAGTACTTCCTCAGTCTCATTTAAAAATATGAAGATTTTAGCCAAGGCATTGAATGAGAGAATAGAGACAGTACAAAATCGATCTCTGATTCTGAAAATGCCTTCATAAGAGGGAGCTTTATTAAAAGAAAATGCCTCCATACAAGGAAGGCAAATCACAGATACTTCATTCAACAACATACCCAGCGAAATCGCACGAGTGGGGTCTGAGAAGGgaagtgtgtacacagaccttacccctaccttgtgaaggtagatgGAGAGGCTGTTCCTGATAGACCATTGGCTGATACTTCATTCATTGCAAGAATATTTGGATCAAGATGGGGACAGAAGGATGCAGAATATGTGTAAATTAGACCTAAAAGAGGCATTGACCATGTTAATTGGTCTTTCCTTTTCTGTCAGGTGAATGTATGGTTTTGCTAATTTTACAGAACCAGACATTGGGTTTTGTTAATAGGTGGACTAAATGAATTAAATTCTGCATATCTTCTGTCAAGTTCCCGATAGGGATGATATGGGAAACAAGGTGACAACATCCCACATCTCGTATGCTGATGATACATAAATTTTCAGGAGGTATAAGAAGGAAAATTGTGGTTTCTAAGAGTTGTCTAGCTGACGCTGTTTTGGGGTAGCATATAAATCTTGCTGAAAGATCCTTGTTTCCAGAGATCAAGGTAAGCAACATTCATCAGCTAGCACTTTCAGCTATCCTCTGGGCTGTAGAGTAGGAGAATTTCCTACTGTGTGGTTGGGGCTCGCTTTAGGAAGAAGTGACGAGGAGAAATTAATCAGAGAaggattttgaaaattttgaagagGATAGACTACCTAGAAGGAATAGTATCTATACTTGGTCAAAGACTGACACTATACTGGGAAACAACTCAATAGTGTAAGAGCTGAGTTTCTTGGAAGGAAACCCTAGTAAAAGCAAGTACCATTTGGTGAAATGGTTTATTGACAGAAACAGAAGGAAGTGGTCAATTGCACAATAAATCTCTGTTATTTAAGTGGTAATGGAGATTTAATGCGGAACATAAATGATGATTTATAGAAAAGGTTAATCAAAACTAAATATGGCATGGACAGCCCATGGCGTATCAAGTCTATAATTCATCTGATGATGTAGCTTTATGGAAGAATATCAACATGCTACGGGGTGGGGATTTCAAAATCTAGTAAAAC
The Nicotiana sylvestris chromosome 11, ASM39365v2, whole genome shotgun sequence DNA segment above includes these coding regions:
- the LOC104241358 gene encoding methyl-CpG-binding domain-containing protein 10-like, with amino-acid sequence MASKNEVVSVELPAPAGWKKTFLPKKGGGTPKKKEIVFTAPTGEEITTKRQLEQYLKSHPGSPPIMEFDWGAGETPRRSSRISGKAKAASPSTESETPKKRSRKSSASKKDVKDNEVHEETEAAKDEKDVDMQEAEKHEKDTLSVEAEKGVEQKQDEGKDENKDMEKDVEKKDEVQTTEEAAEKQDEMHSSDAVKENQAGKEREDRTEDGKSEDAPSKVADVEKDVKMADNAAEKKDEMHSSNVDAVKQNQADKKSEGQTEDGKAEEAAEGDKDVKMADNFQHPEDVGEASVVKEAPLEKEPEATKDEEGKDVQVQESVEQKQTETKKEDPSAAVEKDVKMADNAAEKKDEMHSSNVDAVKENQADKKSEGQTEDGKAEDAPAEAAEGDKDVKMADNFQHPEDVEEASVVKEAPLGKEADVPEATKDEEGKDVQVQESVEQKPTETKKEDLSAAEEKKHQPEQEQRDENGAATKSTGDGDALMNSDISKKVEEEVTENGNEADEANP